A genome region from Carya illinoinensis cultivar Pawnee chromosome 2, C.illinoinensisPawnee_v1, whole genome shotgun sequence includes the following:
- the LOC122301447 gene encoding cucumisin-like, which yields MACKTTTSTLSWLLLFSLAFTLHVRHSASQTDRKVYIVYMGERQGDEDTTSSLHTSMLQEVIGSSAGPESLLYSYKRSFSGFAAKLTEQEAQQVAGMDGVVSVFPSENKKLHTTRSWDFLGFPQQVKRRRTVESNIIVGVLDSGIWPESDSFNDKGFGPPPSKWKGACQTSANFTCNNKIIGAQYYKREGLIGKEEIRSPRDVSGHGTHTASTAAGNLVSEASLRGYGLGTARGGVPSARIAVYKVCWGTESCSGHDILAAFDDAIADGVDIISASLGGNTPRFYFDDPISIGSFHAMRNGILTSTSAGNEGPNSGTVTSVSPWSLSVASSTIDRMFLTEVKLGNNKIYQGFSINIFDLKNQMYPIIYGGDAPNTTAGFNGSSSGNCMPYSLARNLVKGKIVLCDVPSLGSFIAGAVGSVMGGRPRHSFADDFPLPASLLDSKDAKNIRAYVRSTRNPTATILKSNERKDTSSPYICYSSSRGPNLISPTILKPDLAAPGVHILAAWPPIAPISEYEGDKRVQYSYNMQTGTSMACPHATGAAAYIKSFHPTWSPAAIMSALITTATPMSTEKEPDAEFAYGAGNINPIKAPYPGLIYDINPLDYIKFLCREGYTTKLLQIITGDINDRCSKVSNGTIFDLNYPTFALPTSPSKFIHHVFYRTVTNVGSPTSSYKAVVTAPRGLKIKVKPSVLLFKMFGQKLSFELTIKGRIEKRIASASLIWSDGKFQVRSPIIVFVP from the exons ATGGCTTGTAAAACAACTACTAGTACTCTTTCTTGGCTTCTCCTCTTCAGCCTCGCTTTCACACTGCATGTTCGTCACTCAGCTTCTCAGACTGACCGAAAG GTATATATTGTGTATATGGGCGAGAGGCAGGGGGACGAGGACACCACCTCATCTCTTCACACAAGCATGCTGCAAGAAGTCATTGGCAG TTCTGCTGGACCGGAATCTCTGCTCTACAGCTACAAGAGGAGTTTCAGTGGATTTGCGGCGAAGCTAACCGAGCAAGAAGCTCAACAAGTGGCTG GAATGGATGGTGTAGTGTCCGTGTTTCCCAGCGAAAATAAAAAGCTGCATACGACGAGGTCATGGGACTTCCTTGGCTTTCCGCAGCaagttaaaagaagaagaactgTTGAAAGCAACATCATTGTAGGGGTGTTAGACTCTGGAATTTGGCCCGAGTCTGATAGCTTTAATGATAAAGGATTTGGTCCACCACCTAGCAAATGGAAGGGGGCCTGTCAAACCTCAGCCAACTTCACTTGCAAtaa TAAAATCATTGGAGCACAATACTACAAGCGCGAAGGAttaattgggaaagaagaaattAGATCCCCGAGAGATGTATCAGGGCATGGGACACATACAGCATCAACAGCTGCTGGAAACCTAGTTAGCGAGGCAAGCCTGCGGGGTTATGGGTTGGGAACAGCACGAGGAGGGGTTCCATCGGCACGCATTGCTGTGTACAAAGTATGTTGGGGTACGGAATCGTGTTCTGGTCATGACATACTTGCAGCATTCGATGATGCCATCGCTGATGGCGTCGACATTATCTCCGCTTCTCTCGGTGGAAACACTCCTCGGTTCTATTTTGACGACCCAATTTCCATCGGTTCCTTTCATGCTATGAGAAATGGAATATTGACATCAACTTCTGCCGGTAACGAGGGTCCAAATTCAGGAACAGTAACCAGCGTTTCCCCCTGGTCTCTCTCTGTGGCTTCAAGCACTATAGATCGAATGTTCCTCACTGAGGTCAAATTGGGTAACAACAAGATCTATCag GGATTCTCAATTAATATATTTGACCTAAAGAATCAAATGTATCCAATAATTTATGGTGGAGATGCACCAAACACCACAGCAGGCTTCAACGGGTCCTCCTCCGG GAATTGCATGCCATATTCGCTTGCTCGTAACTTGGTGAAGGGTAAAATTGTACTGTGTGACGTCCCTAGTCTAGGGTCATTTATAGCTGGCGCAGTTGGTAGTGTGATGGGAGGCCGACCCCGACACAGTTTTGCTGACGACTTTCCCTTGCCTGCATCTTTGCTCGACTCCAAGGATGCCAAAAACATTCGCGCATACGTAAGATCCACAAG GAACCCAACTGCGACTATCCTCAAGAGCAATGAGCGTAAAGATACATCATCCCCATACATATGCTACAGCTCATCAAGGGGTCCAAACCTAATTTCACCCACCATTCTCAAg CCGGATTTAGCTGCTCCTGGAGTTCACATTCTAGCAGCATGGCCTCCAATCGCCCCAATTTCCGAATATGAAGGCGataaaagagtacagtattcgtACAACATGCAAACAGGGACATCAATGGCTTGCCCACATGCAACAGGGGCAGCTGCCTACATCAAATCCTTCCACCCTACTTGGTCACCTGCAGCTATCATGTCTGCTCTTATCACTACTG CTACACCCATGAGCACTGAGAAGGAGCCCGATGCTGAATTTGCATATGGTGCAGGCAATATAAATCCTATCAAGGCTCCATATCCTGGTTTGATATATGATATTAATCCACTCGACTACATCAAATTTTTATGTCGCGAAGGATATACCACCAAGTTATTGCAGATAATTACTGGAGACATTAATGATCGCTGTTCTAAAGTCTCTAATGGAACAATTTTCGATTTAAACTATCCTACTTTTGCTCTGCCCACGTCTCCCTCCAAATTTATCCATCATGTTTTCTATCGAACGGTCACCAATGTTGGATCGCCCACATCATCATATAAAGCTGTTGTGACCGCTCCGCGTGGACTTAAAATCAAAGTCAAGCCAAGCGTGTTGTTATTCAAAATGTTTGGACAAAAGCTATCTTTTGAGCTCACGATCAAAGGAAGAATAGAAAAACGCATAGCCTCAGCTTCTCTAATATGGTCTGACGGTAAGTTCCAAGTGAGGAGCCCCATTATTGTGTTTGTTCCATGA